The Amaranthus tricolor cultivar Red isolate AtriRed21 chromosome 6, ASM2621246v1, whole genome shotgun sequence genome has a segment encoding these proteins:
- the LOC130814937 gene encoding sm-like protein LSM1B isoform X2: protein MYWNSTSIRPEDLFLSSIPAFLDKKILVLAMDGRKLLGTLRSFDRHGNIVLEGAYDRVIVDNLYCDNYLGLLVIRGYSLALLGDLAIRELPPFMTRVSEVEIKEAQKAKGVAGDLKKKTRDRMNFLDFD, encoded by the exons ATGTATTGGAATTCGACGAGTATTCGTCctgaagatctttttctttcttcaattcCTGCCTTTCTTGACA AAAAGATTCTTGTCTTGGCGATGGATGGTAGAAAGCTATTAGGGACATTGCGTTCCTTTGATCGTCATG GGAATATTGTTCTTGAAGGTGCCTATGATAGAGTAATTGTTGATAATTTGTACTGTGATAACTACTTGGGTTTACTTGTTATCAGAGGATATAGTTTAGCGTTGTTAGGAGATCTG GCCATAAGGGAGCTTCCTCCATTTATGACGCGAGTGTCAGAAGTAGAAATAAAAGAG GCTCAAAAGGCAAAAGGAGTAGCTGGtgatctgaaaaaaaaaacaagagatCGAATGAATTTCCTTGATTTTGATTGA
- the LOC130814937 gene encoding sm-like protein LSM1B isoform X3: MDGRKLLGTLRSFDRHGNIVLEGAYDRVIVDNLYCDNYLGLLVIRGYSLALLGDLAIRELPPFMTRVSEVEIKEAQKAKGVAGDLKKKTRDRMNFLDFD; this comes from the exons ATGGATGGTAGAAAGCTATTAGGGACATTGCGTTCCTTTGATCGTCATG GGAATATTGTTCTTGAAGGTGCCTATGATAGAGTAATTGTTGATAATTTGTACTGTGATAACTACTTGGGTTTACTTGTTATCAGAGGATATAGTTTAGCGTTGTTAGGAGATCTG GCCATAAGGGAGCTTCCTCCATTTATGACGCGAGTGTCAGAAGTAGAAATAAAAGAG GCTCAAAAGGCAAAAGGAGTAGCTGGtgatctgaaaaaaaaaacaagagatCGAATGAATTTCCTTGATTTTGATTGA
- the LOC130814937 gene encoding sm-like protein LSM1B isoform X1, which produces MILLDCSCSLELSSHLVLSQNFCAEKILVLAMDGRKLLGTLRSFDRHGNIVLEGAYDRVIVDNLYCDNYLGLLVIRGYSLALLGDLAIRELPPFMTRVSEVEIKEAQKAKGVAGDLKKKTRDRMNFLDFD; this is translated from the exons ATGATTTTACTCGATTGTAGTTGTTCCCTAGAGCTATCTAGTCATTTAGTTTTATCTCAAAATTTTTGTGCAGAAAAGATTCTTGTCTTGGCGATGGATGGTAGAAAGCTATTAGGGACATTGCGTTCCTTTGATCGTCATG GGAATATTGTTCTTGAAGGTGCCTATGATAGAGTAATTGTTGATAATTTGTACTGTGATAACTACTTGGGTTTACTTGTTATCAGAGGATATAGTTTAGCGTTGTTAGGAGATCTG GCCATAAGGGAGCTTCCTCCATTTATGACGCGAGTGTCAGAAGTAGAAATAAAAGAG GCTCAAAAGGCAAAAGGAGTAGCTGGtgatctgaaaaaaaaaacaagagatCGAATGAATTTCCTTGATTTTGATTGA